One Thunnus albacares chromosome 12, fThuAlb1.1, whole genome shotgun sequence genomic region harbors:
- the olfml2bb gene encoding olfactomedin-like protein 2B isoform X1 encodes MWRRFSLLVLWCAVSGFDALEADRSADAKPEKMLLTEAAEPGKPGKGSPGEQLSPQRGAAVGADGKAQQRPTTEPLEDEVDNQENIISQLLGDYDKVKTVSSGSDCVCRCIVRPIKRSDCSRIHDSDSASLSQDSYTVETVTMGTDCKKCVCMAPPSAVNPCEGEYRLKKLQEASKDDIKLATIIDLLEGSLYGIDLLKIQSVTNKLLSRVDNMEKAFTRNFTERVREKERVKERAKEKEREKKAQQQKKKKTNDLERSGPKSGAGAYNNKQQNNYDETYVGGQLKRSQLQDGVEQQQPAKNKTGTQKAIKDKTEPKQPIKDKNSVVIRGVTFYKAEEGSFKEEEEEERRRGKNTSASVDLLIPYQLPLTRIIPTRSSRPSVTVPTKHDIKHFPRTPRMPTPTQQPTAPPTTTQQTTPTTKPTPTTVKTTTQPTTSIPPTTRTTPTTTTTTTTTTAPTTMTTTTTKLITTSKQTTTTTTTTQPPSPVTQHKSSPSDTNISPPIGVSPTATSEQGSKSRLSWTESPADQPKTTKKPAVCKDTVASISEPIQQNSYGLSDGAWMRDARGHGSVIYLTNGHYGDNLQEFRDMDSFKSGQVSNSYKLPYSYTGTGHVVFNGAFFYNRAFSRDVIRYDLRHRYVAAWTTLHDAILDEQVHRTQTEVQFAVDESGLWVLYPALDTEGFHQEVMLLIHLRSRDLQPVRSFRTGLRHGRYGNSFLVCGVLYAVDSMEHRNANVTYAFDTHTLTHTVPSLAFTNLHTHTSQLTYCPLDKKLYAWDNGHQMLYDVIFAY; translated from the exons ATGTGGCGCAGATTCTCCCTGCTGGTTTTATGGTGTGCTGTGAGCGGATTTGATGCTCTGGAGGCGGATAGAAGCGCGGATGCCAAGCCGGAGAAGATGCTGCTGACGGAGGCAGCAGAGCCCGGGAAGCCGGGCAAAGGTTCTCCCGGGGAGCAGCTTTCCCCGCAGAGAGGCGCTGCTGTTGGGGCGGATGGGAAAGCTCAGCAGCGGCCCACCACTGAGCCTCTGGAGGATGAGGTGGACAACCAGGAGAACATCATTAGCCAG TTGCTGGGAGATTATGACAAAGTGAAGACTGTGTCATCAGGGTCTGACTGTGTCTGTCGCTGTATTGTTCGACCAATCAAACGCTCTGACTGCAGCCGTATCCATGACAGCGACTCGGCGTCACTGTCCCAGGATTCCTACACGGTGGAGACGGTTACCATGGGAACAGACTGcaagaagtgtgtgtgcatggctcCCCCTTCAGCTGTCAACCCGTGTGAGGGAGAATACAGGCTTAAAAAACTGCAGGAGGCCAGCAAGGATGACATTAAG ctGGCAACTATCATTGATTTGTTGGAAGGCTCTCTGTATGGGATTGACTTGTTAAAGATCCAGTCTGTCACCAACAAGCTGCTGTCCAGGGTGGACAACATGGAGAAG GCTTTCACCCGTAATTttacagagagagtgagagagaaagaacgtGTGAAGGAGAGAGcgaaagaaaaggagagagagaagaaggctcagcagcagaaaaaaaagaaaacaaatgatttgGAGCGTTCTGGACCGAAAAGTGGGGCAGGTGCCTACAACAACAAGCAG CAGAATAATTATGACGAGACTTACGTAGGAGGTCAACTAAAGAGGAGCCAACTGCAAGATGGTGTGGAGCAACAACAGCCAGCCAAAAACAAGACAGGGACTCAAAAGGCAATCAAAGATAAGACGGAGCCAAAGCAGCCAATCAAAGACAAGAACAGCGTGGTCATCAGGGGTGTGACCTTTTACAAGGCAGAGGAGGGGAGCttcaaggaggaggaggaggaggagagaaggagaggaaagaata CAAGTGCTTCAGTGGACCTGCTGATCCCTTATCAGCTCCCACTTACCAGGATTATCCCCACCCGGAGTTCAAGACCTTCAGTGACTGTTCCCACCAAACATGACATCAAGCACTTCCCCAGGACACCGAGAATGCCCACACCCACCCAGCAACCAACAGCTCCCCCGACTACCACCCAGCAAACCACACCTACGACCAAACCAACTCCCACTACTGTCAAAACGACGACTCAGCCAACTACTAGCATACCACCGACAACACGgacaacaccaacaacaacgACGACAACGACAACAACGACAGCACCgacaacaatgacaacaacgACAACCAAACTGATAACTACTTCCAAACAAACTAccactactacaactactacacAGCCACCCAGTCCTGTCACTCAGCATAAAAGCTCACCCTCAGACACCAACATCAGTCCACCCATTGGTGTGTCTCCAACGGCAACGTCTGAGCAAGGATCCAAATCTCGACTCAGCTGGACGGAGAGCCCCGCTGACCAGCCAAAGACCACAAAAAAGCCTG CAGTGTGTAAGGACACAGTAGCCAGCATCTCGGAACCCATCCAGCAGAACTCTTATGGCCTCAGTGACGGAGCCTGGATGAGAGATGCTCGCGGCCACGGCAGTGTCATCTACCTTACCAACGGTCACTATGGTGACAACCTCCAAGAGTTCAGAGACATGGACTCCTTCAAATCAG GTCAGGTCAGTAATTCATACAAGCTGCCCTACAGTTACACTGGAACAGGCCACGTTGTGTTTAACGGAGCTTTCTTCTACAACCGCGCCTTCAGCAGGGACGTCATCAGATATGACCTGAGACACAGATATGTAGCTGCCTGGACCACGCTGCATGACGCCATACTGGACGAGCAAGTTCACAGGACACAAACTGAA gtGCAGTTTGCTGTGGATGAGTCGGGCCTGTGGGTGCTCTACCCTGCTCTGGACACAGAGGGCTTCCACCAGGAAGTAATGCTGCTCATCCACCTCCGCTCCCGAGACCTGCAACCAGTACGGAGCTTCCGCACGGGTCTTCGGCACGGTCGCTACGGTAACAGCTTCCTGGTTTGTGGCGTGCTCTACGCAGTGGACAGTATGGAGCATCGCAATGCCAACGTGACGTACGcctttgacacacacacgctcacgcACACTGTGCCGAGCCTGGCGTTCacaaacctgcacacacacacctcgcaGCTGACTTACTGTCCGCTGGACAAGAAACTGTACGCGTGGGACAACGGACATCAGATGTTGTATGATGTCATCTTTGCTTATTAG
- the olfml2bb gene encoding olfactomedin-like protein 2B isoform X3, with protein sequence MWRRFSLLVLWCAVSGFDALEADRSADAKPEKMLLTEAAEPGKPGKGSPGEQLSPQRGAAVGADGKAQQRPTTEPLEDEVDNQENIISQLLGDYDKVKTVSSGSDCVCRCIVRPIKRSDCSRIHDSDSASLSQDSYTVETVTMGTDCKKCVCMAPPSAVNPCEGEYRLKKLQEASKDDIKLATIIDLLEGSLYGIDLLKIQSVTNKLLSRVDNMEKAFTRNFTERVREKERVKERAKEKEREKKAQQQKKKKTNDLERSGPKSGAGAYNNKQQNNYDETYVGGQLKRSQLQDGVEQQQPAKNKTGTQKAIKDKTEPKQPIKDKNSVVIRGVTFYKAEEGSFKEEEEEERRRGKNTSASVDLLIPYQLPLTRIIPTRSSRPSVTVPTKHDIKHFPRTPRMPTPTQQPTAPPTTTQQTTPTTKPTPTTVKTTTQPTTSIPPTTRTTPTTTTTTTTTTAPTTMTTTTTKLITTSKQTTTTTTTTQPPSPVTQHKSSPSDTNISPPIGVSPTATSEQGSKSRLSWTESPADQPKTTKKPVCKDTVASISEPIQQNSYGLSDGAWMRDARGHGSVIYLTNGHYGDNLQEFRDMDSFKSGQVSNSYKLPYSYTGTGHVVFNGAFFYNRAFSRDVIRYDLRHRYVAAWTTLHDAILDEQVHRTQTEVQFAVDESGLWVLYPALDTEGFHQEVMLLIHLRSRDLQPVRSFRTGLRHGRYGNSFLVCGVLYAVDSMEHRNANVTYAFDTHTLTHTVPSLAFTNLHTHTSQLTYCPLDKKLYAWDNGHQMLYDVIFAY encoded by the exons ATGTGGCGCAGATTCTCCCTGCTGGTTTTATGGTGTGCTGTGAGCGGATTTGATGCTCTGGAGGCGGATAGAAGCGCGGATGCCAAGCCGGAGAAGATGCTGCTGACGGAGGCAGCAGAGCCCGGGAAGCCGGGCAAAGGTTCTCCCGGGGAGCAGCTTTCCCCGCAGAGAGGCGCTGCTGTTGGGGCGGATGGGAAAGCTCAGCAGCGGCCCACCACTGAGCCTCTGGAGGATGAGGTGGACAACCAGGAGAACATCATTAGCCAG TTGCTGGGAGATTATGACAAAGTGAAGACTGTGTCATCAGGGTCTGACTGTGTCTGTCGCTGTATTGTTCGACCAATCAAACGCTCTGACTGCAGCCGTATCCATGACAGCGACTCGGCGTCACTGTCCCAGGATTCCTACACGGTGGAGACGGTTACCATGGGAACAGACTGcaagaagtgtgtgtgcatggctcCCCCTTCAGCTGTCAACCCGTGTGAGGGAGAATACAGGCTTAAAAAACTGCAGGAGGCCAGCAAGGATGACATTAAG ctGGCAACTATCATTGATTTGTTGGAAGGCTCTCTGTATGGGATTGACTTGTTAAAGATCCAGTCTGTCACCAACAAGCTGCTGTCCAGGGTGGACAACATGGAGAAG GCTTTCACCCGTAATTttacagagagagtgagagagaaagaacgtGTGAAGGAGAGAGcgaaagaaaaggagagagagaagaaggctcagcagcagaaaaaaaagaaaacaaatgatttgGAGCGTTCTGGACCGAAAAGTGGGGCAGGTGCCTACAACAACAAGCAG CAGAATAATTATGACGAGACTTACGTAGGAGGTCAACTAAAGAGGAGCCAACTGCAAGATGGTGTGGAGCAACAACAGCCAGCCAAAAACAAGACAGGGACTCAAAAGGCAATCAAAGATAAGACGGAGCCAAAGCAGCCAATCAAAGACAAGAACAGCGTGGTCATCAGGGGTGTGACCTTTTACAAGGCAGAGGAGGGGAGCttcaaggaggaggaggaggaggagagaaggagaggaaagaata CAAGTGCTTCAGTGGACCTGCTGATCCCTTATCAGCTCCCACTTACCAGGATTATCCCCACCCGGAGTTCAAGACCTTCAGTGACTGTTCCCACCAAACATGACATCAAGCACTTCCCCAGGACACCGAGAATGCCCACACCCACCCAGCAACCAACAGCTCCCCCGACTACCACCCAGCAAACCACACCTACGACCAAACCAACTCCCACTACTGTCAAAACGACGACTCAGCCAACTACTAGCATACCACCGACAACACGgacaacaccaacaacaacgACGACAACGACAACAACGACAGCACCgacaacaatgacaacaacgACAACCAAACTGATAACTACTTCCAAACAAACTAccactactacaactactacacAGCCACCCAGTCCTGTCACTCAGCATAAAAGCTCACCCTCAGACACCAACATCAGTCCACCCATTGGTGTGTCTCCAACGGCAACGTCTGAGCAAGGATCCAAATCTCGACTCAGCTGGACGGAGAGCCCCGCTGACCAGCCAAAGACCACAAAAAAGCCTG TGTGTAAGGACACAGTAGCCAGCATCTCGGAACCCATCCAGCAGAACTCTTATGGCCTCAGTGACGGAGCCTGGATGAGAGATGCTCGCGGCCACGGCAGTGTCATCTACCTTACCAACGGTCACTATGGTGACAACCTCCAAGAGTTCAGAGACATGGACTCCTTCAAATCAG GTCAGGTCAGTAATTCATACAAGCTGCCCTACAGTTACACTGGAACAGGCCACGTTGTGTTTAACGGAGCTTTCTTCTACAACCGCGCCTTCAGCAGGGACGTCATCAGATATGACCTGAGACACAGATATGTAGCTGCCTGGACCACGCTGCATGACGCCATACTGGACGAGCAAGTTCACAGGACACAAACTGAA gtGCAGTTTGCTGTGGATGAGTCGGGCCTGTGGGTGCTCTACCCTGCTCTGGACACAGAGGGCTTCCACCAGGAAGTAATGCTGCTCATCCACCTCCGCTCCCGAGACCTGCAACCAGTACGGAGCTTCCGCACGGGTCTTCGGCACGGTCGCTACGGTAACAGCTTCCTGGTTTGTGGCGTGCTCTACGCAGTGGACAGTATGGAGCATCGCAATGCCAACGTGACGTACGcctttgacacacacacgctcacgcACACTGTGCCGAGCCTGGCGTTCacaaacctgcacacacacacctcgcaGCTGACTTACTGTCCGCTGGACAAGAAACTGTACGCGTGGGACAACGGACATCAGATGTTGTATGATGTCATCTTTGCTTATTAG
- the olfml2bb gene encoding olfactomedin-like protein 2B isoform X2 encodes MWRRFSLLVLWCAVSGFDALEADRSADAKPEKMLLTEAAEPGKPGKGSPGEQLSPQRGAAVGADGKAQQRPTTEPLEDEVDNQENIISQLLGDYDKVKTVSSGSDCVCRCIVRPIKRSDCSRIHDSDSASLSQDSYTVETVTMGTDCKKCVCMAPPSAVNPCEGEYRLKKLQEASKDDIKLATIIDLLEGSLYGIDLLKIQSVTNKLLSRVDNMEKAFTRNFTERVREKERVKERAKEKEREKKAQQQKKKKTNDLERSGPKSGAGAYNNKQNNYDETYVGGQLKRSQLQDGVEQQQPAKNKTGTQKAIKDKTEPKQPIKDKNSVVIRGVTFYKAEEGSFKEEEEEERRRGKNTSASVDLLIPYQLPLTRIIPTRSSRPSVTVPTKHDIKHFPRTPRMPTPTQQPTAPPTTTQQTTPTTKPTPTTVKTTTQPTTSIPPTTRTTPTTTTTTTTTTAPTTMTTTTTKLITTSKQTTTTTTTTQPPSPVTQHKSSPSDTNISPPIGVSPTATSEQGSKSRLSWTESPADQPKTTKKPAVCKDTVASISEPIQQNSYGLSDGAWMRDARGHGSVIYLTNGHYGDNLQEFRDMDSFKSGQVSNSYKLPYSYTGTGHVVFNGAFFYNRAFSRDVIRYDLRHRYVAAWTTLHDAILDEQVHRTQTEVQFAVDESGLWVLYPALDTEGFHQEVMLLIHLRSRDLQPVRSFRTGLRHGRYGNSFLVCGVLYAVDSMEHRNANVTYAFDTHTLTHTVPSLAFTNLHTHTSQLTYCPLDKKLYAWDNGHQMLYDVIFAY; translated from the exons ATGTGGCGCAGATTCTCCCTGCTGGTTTTATGGTGTGCTGTGAGCGGATTTGATGCTCTGGAGGCGGATAGAAGCGCGGATGCCAAGCCGGAGAAGATGCTGCTGACGGAGGCAGCAGAGCCCGGGAAGCCGGGCAAAGGTTCTCCCGGGGAGCAGCTTTCCCCGCAGAGAGGCGCTGCTGTTGGGGCGGATGGGAAAGCTCAGCAGCGGCCCACCACTGAGCCTCTGGAGGATGAGGTGGACAACCAGGAGAACATCATTAGCCAG TTGCTGGGAGATTATGACAAAGTGAAGACTGTGTCATCAGGGTCTGACTGTGTCTGTCGCTGTATTGTTCGACCAATCAAACGCTCTGACTGCAGCCGTATCCATGACAGCGACTCGGCGTCACTGTCCCAGGATTCCTACACGGTGGAGACGGTTACCATGGGAACAGACTGcaagaagtgtgtgtgcatggctcCCCCTTCAGCTGTCAACCCGTGTGAGGGAGAATACAGGCTTAAAAAACTGCAGGAGGCCAGCAAGGATGACATTAAG ctGGCAACTATCATTGATTTGTTGGAAGGCTCTCTGTATGGGATTGACTTGTTAAAGATCCAGTCTGTCACCAACAAGCTGCTGTCCAGGGTGGACAACATGGAGAAG GCTTTCACCCGTAATTttacagagagagtgagagagaaagaacgtGTGAAGGAGAGAGcgaaagaaaaggagagagagaagaaggctcagcagcagaaaaaaaagaaaacaaatgatttgGAGCGTTCTGGACCGAAAAGTGGGGCAGGTGCCTACAACAACAAGCAG AATAATTATGACGAGACTTACGTAGGAGGTCAACTAAAGAGGAGCCAACTGCAAGATGGTGTGGAGCAACAACAGCCAGCCAAAAACAAGACAGGGACTCAAAAGGCAATCAAAGATAAGACGGAGCCAAAGCAGCCAATCAAAGACAAGAACAGCGTGGTCATCAGGGGTGTGACCTTTTACAAGGCAGAGGAGGGGAGCttcaaggaggaggaggaggaggagagaaggagaggaaagaata CAAGTGCTTCAGTGGACCTGCTGATCCCTTATCAGCTCCCACTTACCAGGATTATCCCCACCCGGAGTTCAAGACCTTCAGTGACTGTTCCCACCAAACATGACATCAAGCACTTCCCCAGGACACCGAGAATGCCCACACCCACCCAGCAACCAACAGCTCCCCCGACTACCACCCAGCAAACCACACCTACGACCAAACCAACTCCCACTACTGTCAAAACGACGACTCAGCCAACTACTAGCATACCACCGACAACACGgacaacaccaacaacaacgACGACAACGACAACAACGACAGCACCgacaacaatgacaacaacgACAACCAAACTGATAACTACTTCCAAACAAACTAccactactacaactactacacAGCCACCCAGTCCTGTCACTCAGCATAAAAGCTCACCCTCAGACACCAACATCAGTCCACCCATTGGTGTGTCTCCAACGGCAACGTCTGAGCAAGGATCCAAATCTCGACTCAGCTGGACGGAGAGCCCCGCTGACCAGCCAAAGACCACAAAAAAGCCTG CAGTGTGTAAGGACACAGTAGCCAGCATCTCGGAACCCATCCAGCAGAACTCTTATGGCCTCAGTGACGGAGCCTGGATGAGAGATGCTCGCGGCCACGGCAGTGTCATCTACCTTACCAACGGTCACTATGGTGACAACCTCCAAGAGTTCAGAGACATGGACTCCTTCAAATCAG GTCAGGTCAGTAATTCATACAAGCTGCCCTACAGTTACACTGGAACAGGCCACGTTGTGTTTAACGGAGCTTTCTTCTACAACCGCGCCTTCAGCAGGGACGTCATCAGATATGACCTGAGACACAGATATGTAGCTGCCTGGACCACGCTGCATGACGCCATACTGGACGAGCAAGTTCACAGGACACAAACTGAA gtGCAGTTTGCTGTGGATGAGTCGGGCCTGTGGGTGCTCTACCCTGCTCTGGACACAGAGGGCTTCCACCAGGAAGTAATGCTGCTCATCCACCTCCGCTCCCGAGACCTGCAACCAGTACGGAGCTTCCGCACGGGTCTTCGGCACGGTCGCTACGGTAACAGCTTCCTGGTTTGTGGCGTGCTCTACGCAGTGGACAGTATGGAGCATCGCAATGCCAACGTGACGTACGcctttgacacacacacgctcacgcACACTGTGCCGAGCCTGGCGTTCacaaacctgcacacacacacctcgcaGCTGACTTACTGTCCGCTGGACAAGAAACTGTACGCGTGGGACAACGGACATCAGATGTTGTATGATGTCATCTTTGCTTATTAG